From Nocardia sp. NBC_00416:
GCCGGACCCGACACGGCCACCAGCACACCGGCGATGGCCGGCCCGACCGCGCGGCCGATGTTCATGTTCATACTGCCGAGCACGGCGGCCGAGGGGATCTGGTCCCGCGGGACCAGCTCGGGCTGGATCGCCTGCCAGGCCGGGCCGACGAGCGCCTGACCGCAACCGAGCAGGAACAGCAGGGTCAGCAATACCGCCGGCGTGGTGTGCCCGGTCGCGGTGGACACCGCCAAGGTGATCGCGAGAACCGCCATCGTGGACTGCGCACCCAAGAGCAGGCGCCGACGGTCCAGCAGATCGGCCAGGACACCGGACGGGATGGCCAGGATCATCACCGGCAACGTCGTCGCGGTCTGCACGAACGAGACGAGGGCCGCGGCATTCGGCTGGTCGACCAGCACCCACTGCGCGCCGACCATCTGCATCCAGGTCCCCAGATTGGACACCAGCTGCGCGATCCACAACGCTCGATAGACCCGCAACCGCAACGGCGCCCAAGTGGAAACAGGTTTCGATACGGCGGTGGTCACTCGGGCCAGCATAGCCCCGAGCTCTCACCCCACCGTCGGCCGAAGGGTCGCCGAACCGATTCCGCCGCCTCGCCGGTCCTACATGCGTGTGTGGACGGGTGGGGGTGTCCAGTCTCCGGTGTTGACTTCGAGTTGGGGCCAGTAGGTGCGGATGGTCAGTTCGAATTCGCCAGGTGGCGCCGGTAGCCAGTTGGGTTCGTGTCCGACTCCCGGGGAGGTGTGTCGGATATGGAGGGTCAGGGAGCCGTCGGCGGCGAAGTTCATGGTTCTGTTCTTGGTGCCCAATGAGTAAGCGGCCGAGGTCATTGGGGGCGAAGAAGTGCTGGGGGTTGTACAGCGTCAGCGACCAGAAGCCGTTCACCGGCGGTGTCTGTCCGGCGAGGAAGGTGATCGTGTAGTCGTGGTCGCCGTTCAGGCGCCGACTACTGGAGCCGCGGATGTCCGGACGGTCCCGAAACGCCGATCCGAACCAATCGCCGCCACCCGGATACCAGCAGGCGCTCCCACCACATCCCGCTACGCACCCTGACAACGAGACCAGCGGTTACCGCCGCCGTCCGGCCTGCCGGCGACCCGGAAACCGATGATCCGAAAGGTACGATCGCGGCTATGCCGGGACTACCGATCCGATCCGGGGTGGCGCTGTCGCTGATCCTGCTCGCCGCCACGGCCTGCTCGACCGACTCCGCTCCCGACGCATCCGGAGCGACCCCCATGGGGCACACCTACATCTCGACCGGGGTGGCGGGAGCGCCGATACCGGGCGGCGGCCCCCTCACCCTCACCTTCAACGACAACCGGATCTCGGCCGACGCGGGCTGCAATACCCACAGCGGCACGGTCGAGCTCGGCGATCACGTCCTGCGGGTCTCCGGTCTGGCGAGCACCCTCATGGGCTGCCCCGGTGATCGGTCGGGTTCGGACGCCTGGATCGGCGCACTGTTGCGCGCGGCGCCGGCGTGGCAACTGGACCAGGACCAGCTGACGCTGACGGGGAAGGAGACGACGGTGACGCTGGCCGATAAGAAGGTCGTCCAACCCGACCGCCCGATCCGCGGCACCGAATGGGTCGTCACCACCCTGCTGACACCGGACGCCGAGGTCCGGTCGCAGACCATCGAACAGGTGCGACCCACCCTCACTATCGCCGAAGACGGCGGCCTCACCGGTTTCGCCGGCTGCAACCGGATGACCGGGCACGCGGACGTCACCGAGACCCCGGCCGGGGCCGATATCGCGTTCTCGGTGGCCACCACCCGCATGATGTGCGGACCGGAGGTCATGGAGGTCGAGCAGGCGGTCCTGGCCGCGCTCGACGGCACCGCCCAGGCGACGGTCGACGCCGACACCCTCACCCTGCGCAACCCCAACGGTCACGGCCTGATCCTGCGCGCCCAGTAGTCCCACGAGCACAGCAGTCCCACCGGAACAACGCGGCCCGCCGGTCGGAAACCGGCGGGCCGCGTCAGGTGTGTCATCCGATCAGGGCAGTGGCCCACCCGCCGCGATAGCGGACAGTATGGCGAACTCGTCGCCCTTGAGCGAAGCGCCGCCCACGAGCGCGCCGTCGATATCGGTCTGCTTGATCAGCTCACCGATGTTCTTGGCGTTCACCGACCCGCCGTAGAGCACTCGAACGGTCTCGGCGACCTCCGGGCTCGCCAGCCGCGCCAGCTCGGCCCGGATGGCGCCGCAGACTTCCTGAGCGTCGGCCGGGGTCGCGACCTTCCCGGTACCGATCGCCCACACGGGTTCGTAGGCGATGACGACCTTCGAGATCTGTTCGGCCGACAGCCCCTTCAGCGAACCCCGCAACTGCTCCAGGTTGTACTCGACATGGGTGCCCGCCTCACGCACATTGAGACCCTCACCGATGCAGACGATCGGCGTGATCTCGTGCTTCAGCGCCTGCTTCGCCTTGGCGAGCACCGTCGCGTCGTCCTCGTTGTGGTACTGGCGGCGCTCGGAATGGCCGACCACCGCGAACGCGCAACGCAGCTTCGCCAGCATCGCCGCGCTGACCTCACCGGTGTAGGCGCCCGATTCGTGCACCGAGACATCCTGCGCACCGTAGGTGATCCGCAGTTTGTCGCCTTCGACCAGCGTCTGCACGCTGCGCAGGTCCACGAACGGCGGAACCACCGTGACATCGACCTTGTCGAAGTATTTGTCGGGCAACGCGAACGCGATCTTCTGCACCAGGGCGATGGCCTCGAGATAGTTGAGGTTCATCTTCCAGTTGCCCGCGATCAGCGGTTTCCGGGCCATCTACGCATCCTCCGCGTCTTCGAGCACGCTGATACCGGGCAGCGTCTTGCCCTCCAGGTATTCCAGCGAAGCGCCGCCGCCGGTGGAGATATGCGAGAAATCGCCGTCCGGAATACCCAGCGCACGCACGGCGGCGGCGGAATCGCCGCCACCGACCACGGTGAACGCGCCCTTACCGGTGGCCGTGGCGATGGCCTCGGCCACGCCGCGGGTACCGGCCGCGAACTGCTCGAACTCGAACACACCCATCGGGCCGTTCCAGAACACGGTGCGCGCCTCGGTGAGCAGCGCCGCGAAACGCTGCACCGAATCGGGACCGATGTCCAGACCCATCCAGCCGTCCGGAATCTCGTGGCACGGCACGGTCTTCGACTCCGCGTCGGCGGAGAAGGAGTCGGCGACGACGATATCGCGCGGCAGATGGATGACATCGGCGTAGCGATCCAGCAGGCCCTTACAGGTATCGATCATCTCCTCCTGCAACAGCGAGGACCCGACCGACAGCCCCTGCGCGGCGAGGAAGGTGAAACACATACCGCCGCCGATGACCAGGGTGTCGACCTTGGGGGCCAGCGCCTCGATCACGGCCAGTTTGTCCGACACCTTCGATCCGCCGAGCACCACCGCATACGGGCGATCGGTGGATTCGGTGAGCTTGGCCAGTACGTCGGCCTCGGCGGCCACCAGCCGACCCGCGTAGTGCGGCAGCACCTTCGCCACGTCGTATACCGACGCCTGCTTGCGATGCACCACACCGAACCCGTCGGAGACGAATGCGCCGTCATCGCCGACCAGCTCCACCAGCGCGGCAGCCAATTTCGCGCGATCGCCGTCGTCTTTGCTGGTCTCGCGCGGATCGAAGCGGATGTTCTCCAACAGCAGCACATCGCCGTCGGTGAGGCCCTCGGACCGCGCCAGCGCGTCCTGACCCACCACATCACCGGCGAGCTGCACATTGCGCCCCAGCTCGGCGGCCAGCCGGGTGGCCACCGGGGCCAGCGACAGCGCCGGATCGGGTGCGCCCTTCGGGCGGCCCAGATGCGCGGTGACGACCACCTTGGCGCCGGCCTCGACCAGCGCGCGGATGGTCGGGACCGACGCGATGATGCGGCCCGGATCGGTGATCTGCCCGTTGTCGAGAGGGACGTTGAGGTCCGAACGCACCAATACGCCGCGGCCCTCGACGCCCTCGGCGAGGAGATCTTCCAGAGTTTTGACAGTCACGCCGGTCCTACAGCGACTTGCCGACGAGGCCGATGAGGTCGGCGAGGCGGTTGGAGTAGCCCCACTCGTTGTCGTACCAGGAGTAGACCTTCACCTGGTCGTCGATGACCTTGGTCAGCGGCGCGTCGAAAATCGACGAGTGCGGGTCGGTCACGATATCGCTGGACACGATCGGGTCCACGCTGTACTTCAGAATGCCCTTCAGCGGGCCTTCGGCGGCCGCCTTGAACGCCGCGTTGATCTCCTCGACAGTCGCCTTCTTCGCGAGATCGGCGGTCAGGTCGGTGATCGAGCCGGTGGGAATCGGCACCCGCAGGGAATAGCCGTCCAGTTTGCCGTTGAGCTCCGGCAGCACCAGGCCGATGGCCTTGGCCGCGCCGGTGCTGGTCGGCACGATGTTCACCGCGGCGGCGCGCGCACGGCGCAGATCCTTGTGCGGACCGTCCTGCAGGTTCTGATCCTGCGTGTAGGCGTGAATGGTGGTCATCAGGCCTTTGACGATGCCGAACTCGTCGTGCAGCACCTTCGCCAGCGGACCGAGGCAGTTCGTGGTGCACGACGCGTTGGAGATGATGTTCTGACTGCCGTCGTACTTGTCGTCGTTGACACCCATCACAATGGTGATGTCCTCGCCCTTGGCGGGCGCGGAGATGATGACCTTCTTGGCGCCGGCGGCCAGATGCCCCTTCGCCTTGGTCGCGTCGGTGAAGATACCGGTGGACTCGACCACGACGTCCACACCAAGATCGCCCCACGGCAGCGCCGCCGGGCCCTCCTTGATGGCCAGCGCCTTGATGCGCTGATCGCCGACCACGATGGTGTCCTCACCGTCGAGCGACACATCCTGGGGCAGCCGGCCCAGGATCGAGTCGTACTTCAGCAGTGTGGCGAGGGTCGCGTTGTCGGTGAGGTCGTTGACCGCCACGATCTCGATATCGGTGGTGCCGAGCGCCTTCTGCGCCTCCACCGCCCGGAAGAAGTTACGTCCGATACGACCGAAGCCGTTGATACCTACCCGGACAGTCACGTTTATCGCTCCTCAGCTGTCAAGCGGATCATTCCGATGCCCCACTCACACTAATGCCTTCCCATCACCTCTCCGACAGGCACCTTGTCTTGGTGAGAACCGTGTTTTGGCGCCGCCCGCGGCGGCGCGGGTTTGCTGTGTCCATCGGCGCGCCTCCGGCGCGCGGGTCGCGGCCCCCGAGGGCCTGCTGTTCAGCGCCCGCGCTGAACTCGGCACAGCGAGGGTGCGACCGTTCGCGATGGGGAGACCATTCGAGGGTGTGCCCGTGCGGGCAAGCGTGCTGAGCCCCCGCGCTGTGTAGCCCCTCGGGCACAGGACCGGCGGCAAGGTCTGCCCTGTACGGACCAGAGTGCTGGGAGCCTGGCGGGCCGTGTGGCCCCTCGGGCAGCAGGCTCGGCAACAAGGTCTGCCTGTACGGACGGGTCCGCGATGGTCCGGAAGGTCCGTCTGCGACGCAACCGGGTGGCGCCGAGTCCAGCGAGGCACTTAATGGGTTGAGGCCCGTCCCGGCGTTCAGCCCTCGAAAGCGCATGAGGCGAAGCCTCGAGTCTCGAGGGCTGAACGCCGGGACCAAGGGGGCCTCAACCCCGCGACGCCGCAGGCGGCGCCAATAAACACAGACCTTCACGAGCGGGCTCACCCCTCGCGTTGACGTGTGAGCCCGCTCCTCGTCTTCGCGAGCGGGTTCATCTCCTCGCCTCGGGGGTGAGCCCACTTCTCGCCTTGACGTGTGAGCCCACCACTCACCTTCACAAGCCAGCCCACCACTCACCTTCACAAGCCAGCCGTTGACCAGCACAAGCCGGACCGCAACGCGACTGCCGACCCTGCCGGATAACGCACCGGCGCCGACCTGACACCAGGCTTTATCCGACCGGACGACCACCGCGACCCGGCAGGCGCCGGTCAGCTCACGCGTCGTCCAGCAGTTCCGCCGTGACGGCCGACTCCGTATCCGGTACGCCCAGTTCTTTCGCCCGCCGATCGGCCATCGAGAGCAACCGGCGGATCCGCCCGGCCACCGCGTCCTTGGTCATCGGTGGGTCGGCCAGCTGGCCGAGCTCTTCCAGCGACGCCTGCCGGTGTTCGACCCGGAGTTTGCCCGCCGCCGCCAAATGGTCGGGCACGTCCTCGCCGAGCAGTTCCAGCGCCCGTTCCACCCGGGCCGCGGCCGCGACGGCGGCGCGAGCGGATCGGCGCAGGTTGGCGTCGTCGAAGTTGGCGAGCCGGTTGGCGGTGGCGCGCACTTCGCGGCGCATCCGCCGTTCTTCCCAGGTGAGCCGGGTGTCCTGGGCGCCCATCCGGGTGAGCAGGGCGCCGATGGCCTCGCCGTCGCGCACCACCACTCGATCGGTGCCGCGCACTTCCCGGGCCTTCGCCGATATTCCCAGCCGCCGCGCCGCGCCCACCAGCGCCAGCGCGGCTTCCGGGCCGGGGCAACTCACCTCGAGCGCCGAGGAACGGCCGGGTTCGGTGAGCGACCCGTGTGCCAGGAAGGCGCCGCGCCAGGCGGCTTCCGCGTCGGCGACGGTGCCGCCGACGACCTGGGCGGGCAGTCCGCGCACCGGGCGCCCGCGCACGTCCAGCAGCCCGGTCTGGCGGGCGAGGGCCTCGCCCTCTTTCGCCACCCGGACCACGTACCGCGAGGATTTACGCAGGCCGCCGGCACTCAGTACGTGCACATCGGACCCGTATCCATAGAGTTCGAAGATCTCCCGCCGTAGCCGCCGGGCGATGGAACCCATATCGACCTCGGCTTCGACGATCACCCGCCCACCGACGATATGGAGGCCGCCGGCGAAACGCAGCAGGGCGGACAGTTCGGCTTTGCGCGCACTCACCTGTGTTACGGCGAGCCGGCTCAGCTCGTCTTTCACTTCGGCTGTCATCGCCACGAGACGTGCTCCTTTCCACCCAACCCGGACCGCACATCCTGACCCATGTGCCGTCCCTCGACTCGAAGCCCCGGCAAC
This genomic window contains:
- a CDS encoding META domain-containing protein — encoded protein: MPGLPIRSGVALSLILLAATACSTDSAPDASGATPMGHTYISTGVAGAPIPGGGPLTLTFNDNRISADAGCNTHSGTVELGDHVLRVSGLASTLMGCPGDRSGSDAWIGALLRAAPAWQLDQDQLTLTGKETTVTLADKKVVQPDRPIRGTEWVVTTLLTPDAEVRSQTIEQVRPTLTIAEDGGLTGFAGCNRMTGHADVTETPAGADIAFSVATTRMMCGPEVMEVEQAVLAALDGTAQATVDADTLTLRNPNGHGLILRAQ
- a CDS encoding phosphoglycerate kinase; translation: MTVKTLEDLLAEGVEGRGVLVRSDLNVPLDNGQITDPGRIIASVPTIRALVEAGAKVVVTAHLGRPKGAPDPALSLAPVATRLAAELGRNVQLAGDVVGQDALARSEGLTDGDVLLLENIRFDPRETSKDDGDRAKLAAALVELVGDDGAFVSDGFGVVHRKQASVYDVAKVLPHYAGRLVAAEADVLAKLTESTDRPYAVVLGGSKVSDKLAVIEALAPKVDTLVIGGGMCFTFLAAQGLSVGSSLLQEEMIDTCKGLLDRYADVIHLPRDIVVADSFSADAESKTVPCHEIPDGWMGLDIGPDSVQRFAALLTEARTVFWNGPMGVFEFEQFAAGTRGVAEAIATATGKGAFTVVGGGDSAAAVRALGIPDGDFSHISTGGGASLEYLEGKTLPGISVLEDAEDA
- the gap gene encoding type I glyceraldehyde-3-phosphate dehydrogenase; its protein translation is MTVRVGINGFGRIGRNFFRAVEAQKALGTTDIEIVAVNDLTDNATLATLLKYDSILGRLPQDVSLDGEDTIVVGDQRIKALAIKEGPAALPWGDLGVDVVVESTGIFTDATKAKGHLAAGAKKVIISAPAKGEDITIVMGVNDDKYDGSQNIISNASCTTNCLGPLAKVLHDEFGIVKGLMTTIHAYTQDQNLQDGPHKDLRRARAAAVNIVPTSTGAAKAIGLVLPELNGKLDGYSLRVPIPTGSITDLTADLAKKATVEEINAAFKAAAEGPLKGILKYSVDPIVSSDIVTDPHSSIFDAPLTKVIDDQVKVYSWYDNEWGYSNRLADLIGLVGKSL
- the whiA gene encoding DNA-binding protein WhiA, whose product is MTAEVKDELSRLAVTQVSARKAELSALLRFAGGLHIVGGRVIVEAEVDMGSIARRLRREIFELYGYGSDVHVLSAGGLRKSSRYVVRVAKEGEALARQTGLLDVRGRPVRGLPAQVVGGTVADAEAAWRGAFLAHGSLTEPGRSSALEVSCPGPEAALALVGAARRLGISAKAREVRGTDRVVVRDGEAIGALLTRMGAQDTRLTWEERRMRREVRATANRLANFDDANLRRSARAAVAAAARVERALELLGEDVPDHLAAAGKLRVEHRQASLEELGQLADPPMTKDAVAGRIRRLLSMADRRAKELGVPDTESAVTAELLDDA
- the tpiA gene encoding triose-phosphate isomerase; amino-acid sequence: MARKPLIAGNWKMNLNYLEAIALVQKIAFALPDKYFDKVDVTVVPPFVDLRSVQTLVEGDKLRITYGAQDVSVHESGAYTGEVSAAMLAKLRCAFAVVGHSERRQYHNEDDATVLAKAKQALKHEITPIVCIGEGLNVREAGTHVEYNLEQLRGSLKGLSAEQISKVVIAYEPVWAIGTGKVATPADAQEVCGAIRAELARLASPEVAETVRVLYGGSVNAKNIGELIKQTDIDGALVGGASLKGDEFAILSAIAAGGPLP